The segment CTCTTCCTTTACGGCGAGATCAGCAGACGCTTGTCTTCTGGATTTTCTTCGAAAATAATCCCGTCTTGTTTATATTTTTTGAGAATAAAATTCGTCTTCGTGGACAGCACCGAATCAATGGGAGACAGCTTCTCCGAGACAAAGTTCGCGACCTCTCGAAGACTGCGCCCCTCTACCTCTACCAGGAGATCATAGGCTCCGGACATCAAGTACACCGACTTCACCTGAGGGAACAAATAAATACGTTCCGCAATTCCCTCAAAGCCTCTTCCGCGCTCCGGTGTAATCTGTACTTCAATCTGTGCGTACACCTTCTCCTCTTCCACCTTGCCCCAATTCACAACCGTCACGTATTTGACGATAACATGATCACGCTCTAGCTCCGCGATGGCTTCCTTCACTTCCTCTTCAGATGCCCCCAGCAGGGTCGATAAAAGGGCCGGAGTCCTTCTCGCATCCTCTTTCAACAGGTCAAGCACTTTCAATTTAAACGGGCTCAGCTCTTCCATACTTGCCATCCTCCAGCGCATTTATCAGGCCATTCGGCTGCATTCAGCCGGTTCCTGTAAAGAGATTAATACCTATATTACAATAACTTTTGCTTTCTGTGCAAAGAAAAACCGATGGCTCGGATAAAGTCCGATCAAACCATCGGTTCATGGGTGCTGAGTCGTCGGTCAACGGACCGGGTACAAGAAATTAGTGACCAGGCTGTACGTTCGTAGGATGACTGGCCACGTTGGGCGTATGCGAGTACGACTCCAGCCCCGAGGTTCTCTGTGCTGTAAAGTCACGGGTGGCTTGACTCGTTTGCTGCATAGCCTGCAGCTGCTTATCGACATCTGCTTTAATCGCCGTCGGCACGGAAGCCGGGTATTGCTTCTGCCGCTCAATAAGCTGATACAGATCACCCTGCATTTGCAGGGTTTCGGCCGTCAGCTCCGAGAACATCCGGCGAATTGCAGGACAGGAAGCCTCGGTCGTTGCTGTGGTGTACTCACGTACGGTACGCTTCAATTCATTCAGGATGCTGTTGAGCAGATCTTCTTCCGGAAGAAAGGATGTCCCTTGTTGGGATGGCATGTTGGCTCCTCCTTTAATGGTGGTCATAGATTGCGATTGAATCATGCAAAGCTAACCTTTAATGCGACGGGGATACAGCCAGGCTTTGGTGCTGCTGCAGGGACTGAACGAGCCTGTCCATATGCTGCTCGTGCTTGTGCATCATACCAAGCAGAGATTGCTGCACTGCCGGATTTGTTATCGCTGCAGCTGTAGCTGCGCAGTGCTTCGCAAGCGTGCTTTCATTAGAGATGCAGTCTACAAGGTAGTCCAGCTCCTTGGACGTCAGCGGCTTCATTTCTGCGTTGTTCACGGTTTCCATCCACCTTTCCCTTTGAAGTAGCTTCAATAGTATGGCTTGGATTGTATGGTTCTATGTGGTAAATAGTAAAGCTTGTGCAAGAGAGCTGATATCCCATAAAAAGAAAGAGGGTATTTGACATGAAGCTTACCAGCGGGCCAAGTCCATGGGAACAGGAATTCAACGATACGTATCCTTCCTATCCACAGCTTGAGGACAGCGTCACATGCGACGTTCTCGTCATCGGCGGCGGCATCAGCGGAGCGCTCGTCTCTTATGAGCTTACAAAGCGCGGACTGGATGTCCTGCTTCTGGAAGAGCACACCGTAGCAGGCGGCAGCACCTCTGCCAGTACAGCTCTGCTGCAATTTATGAATGATGATTCCATAACCGAGCTGATGAAGAGGTTCGGTGAATATAAAGGCAGCCGTTTCTATAAAATGTGTCTGGAAGCCGTAGAGCGCCTCGCCTCCGTTGCCTCCCAGCTGCCGGAAGATATCGGCTTTCGCCGCCGGAGCAGCCTCTACTGCGCCAGCACCCGGCAGGATGTGAAGCTGCTGCAGCAGGAGTATGAGAACCTGCGCCGTTACGGGTTCGATGTCGAGTACTGGACGCCCCAGGACATTGCTGCAAGGTTTCCCTTCACGAAGCCGGCGGCGCTGTACTGCCATGGAGATGCCGAGGTAAATCCGGTACATATGGTCAAGGCATTGCTGAACTACAGCCACACCCGGCAGGGCCTGCGTATTTATGAGCACAGTGGTGTAGTCCGGGTGGAGGAGGATCATCTGGGCGGGGCCATCGCATATACTCATGGCATGGGCAAGGTTCACGCCAAAACACTGATTTGGACCGTCGGCTATGAAGCCCAGGACTGGAAAAAGGACGCCCAGGCTGTGCTTGAATACACCTATGCCATTACGACCGAGCCTGTCGAGGATCTTTCCTCCTGGCATGAGCGGGCGCTCATCTGGGAAGCAGCCAGGCCTTATCTGTACCTGCGCACAACGGTTGACGGACGCATAGTAGCCGGCGGGCTGGACGAGCCGCTCGCCGAAGGCGGCTTGACCGAGGAGATTGTTCAGGAGCGCAGCCGGAAGCTGCTGAAGGAAGTCATGGCACTTTTTCCACAGCTCGGTCCCCTAAATATAGAATGCAGCTGGTCCGGCGTATTTGGCTCCACCAAGGACGGTCTGCCGCTGATTGGACGCGACCCCCGTTTTCCAAGCAGTTATTTCGTAGAGGGATATGGCGGCAACGGCACGGTATACAGCATGATCGCGGCAGACATGCTGGCAGATACGCTGACTGGAAAGGAGCCGGAGGAGCTGTCCTGGTTCTCTCCGATTCGGAGAAAGCAGAAGCATTAGAAGAGACTCTAGAGTAAAGGGCAGATAAATTCTGCCCCTCCTCATCAAACCGTACGTGAGGTTTTCCCTCATACGGCTTTCCGATGTTCGTCATTCATGTGCGTGCAGATCACAAGAGCGTTTTAAGTCCATATTGTTTGGACAATGCTTTCACTTCGCTTAATGAACTCATCCATCGCGTGCGTTGACGCTTCTTGGCAACCCACTTTGCTAAGCGCTGCAAGATGTACCAATCTAGTTTTGCCATCTTCTTTTGGCTGTAGGCTGTGTAGTAGTAGTTGCGCCATCCCTGTATTTTTGGGTTTAAATATTCCAGGTGGTCCTGGAAAGTCTTGTGACGCATATTCGGCGGAGCAAGTCGCTCCTTCACGACCTCTCGGATTCGCTCTTCCGCCTTGCGACACAGCCACTGCTGGGTCGTATAGTATACTTTGCCTTTGGATGTCTCGGCTTTCGTCTTTCGATGGTGCATGCCTAGAAAATCAAAGCCTTCTTCTCCTGTCCATAGTCCAACGATGCGTGTCTTGGTTGGATGTAACGTTAGCTCTAGGCGGTCCATAATAACTCTAATGAGTTCGTACGCCCGATCTGCATCCTTCTTTGTTTTGCAGATGACCACCAGATCGTCCGCGTAACGTGTGAGTTCCCCCATTTTACTGCCATGCCGTTCCCACAGGAGATCAAAGTAATTCAGGTAGATATTCGCCAGCAGTGGTGAAATGACCCCACCTTGTGGTGTACCCAAATCTGAGCGTCTGACATTGCCTTCCTCCATGACACCCGCACTTAGCCACTTCCTCAACAGCTTCAGAATTCGTCTATCGCTGATTCGCATTTCTACCAGCTTGATGAGTTTCTCCTGATTAATGTTGTCGAAGTACCCTTGGATGTCGACGTCGACCACCCAATTCCCTTTGCGGTTGCATGCTTTCCGAATGCGATCTAACGCTTGCTTTGCACTTCGTTTTGGCCTGAACCCGAATGACGTTTCCTGAAAATCCATCTCGAAGATCGGTTCCATGACGAGTTTCGCTGCCATCTGGATGACGCGGTCTCTTACTGTGGGAATGCCGAGCGGTCGCTTTTTGCCATCCTTCTTCGGAATGTAGTAGCGCCTTACGGGTTGCGGATGATACTCGCCTTCTTTAAGAAGCCGTTGACATTCGTGTACAAAGCATGTTTCTCCTTGTTTTTCGATATCTGCCAATGTTTCTCCGTCGATTCCAGCTGAACCCCTATTAGCTCGTACTCTTCGCCATGCCTCCCAAAGGATGTCTATTCGATAGACCTTGTCGTACAACGCGTGAAACCTTCGCTTCTTGTTTTCCTTGGCCGCATGACCTAGTTTCTCTTGGAGTTGTTGAACGTTTTCCTTTGGTGTTGTTAGCCGTTTGGCATTCACTGACTCGTACCTCCTTAAGAAACTTGAACAAAGCAGGGCTCCTTCCCTCCTGCAGGTTGTGTTGTCCTGCATTCTTCGGTACTATGAGCCCCTCGGACTCCCTTCCTGCAGACGGTTCACTTCACCTTTTAGGCTTATAGAGCGTCTCTTTACGGTTTCAAAAAAAAAAACGTGCAGGGGAGGGCCTCCCCAGTTCACTGCATCCTCTTTCATACCATGCCGATCCCCATACGCCGGAGGATTCTTCACTGTCGTTCCAAGTTCTGAACAGCTTCCATGGCCTTCGTCCATATGCGCGAGACTCGGCTTCCTCTTCCCCTCTTGCGAGGCCTTTTTGACGACGCGGCAGGATTCACTTTATGTTACAGCCTGGTATGTTGCTCGCCCTGTCTCTGACAGGTACTTATGTCGATACGCTTCTACGCACAGATTTCGCCATACGCAGGTATCCTAGCTACACAGGGGCTTGGTCCCTCCTGTGACCGGACTTTCACCGGCTAGAAGATGCGTGCTTTGCTGGGCACGCCACACTAAAAAAAGCAGCCCTGAACGGGCTGCTTGATTGATATATGCATGCTTATTCCACAGACGGCTTCGACAGCCTTTGGATCAGTCGCTGACGATCATCCTCGTCTAATGTGTACTGCACCTGGAAACAGCCAGAGCAGACGTACATATTCACATGAATCGGCGAGGATAGCAGCGGGCCCTGCAGATGGGGGAGCTGGACAGGCTGGAAGCCTTCGCCGCCCATAGCCTGCTTGCCGGCAAACAGCATGTACTCCCGGCAGTGAATGCATTCAGGCACTTCATCCTGATGATCCAGCGCTTTTTCGACCCCCTCTTCGTAAGAAATGAGGTCATAATCATCACCGTACTGCTCCAGCACCCGAACGCCCGGATCCAGAGTGGTTTCACCGCTCCAGAAAGGCTGGTTAAACCCTACAACCTCTTCTGGATCTTCACTATATTCATCCTCTGAAGCCTCATCTGCCTCAGCTTCTGTATCCATCTCTACATTGATCGTCCGGTAGCCCTTCAGCTCATTCTCGCAGTGCGGGCAATGCTCCTCCGGTCCGATCTCTTCGTCCCACACAATCTCACTCTGACACCAG is part of the Paenibacillus algicola genome and harbors:
- a CDS encoding Lrp/AsnC family transcriptional regulator, which encodes MEELSPFKLKVLDLLKEDARRTPALLSTLLGASEEEVKEAIAELERDHVIVKYVTVVNWGKVEEEKVYAQIEVQITPERGRGFEGIAERIYLFPQVKSVYLMSGAYDLLVEVEGRSLREVANFVSEKLSPIDSVLSTKTNFILKKYKQDGIIFEENPEDKRLLISP
- a CDS encoding spore coat protein, producing MPSQQGTSFLPEEDLLNSILNELKRTVREYTTATTEASCPAIRRMFSELTAETLQMQGDLYQLIERQKQYPASVPTAIKADVDKQLQAMQQTSQATRDFTAQRTSGLESYSHTPNVASHPTNVQPGH
- a CDS encoding NAD(P)/FAD-dependent oxidoreductase — its product is MKLTSGPSPWEQEFNDTYPSYPQLEDSVTCDVLVIGGGISGALVSYELTKRGLDVLLLEEHTVAGGSTSASTALLQFMNDDSITELMKRFGEYKGSRFYKMCLEAVERLASVASQLPEDIGFRRRSSLYCASTRQDVKLLQQEYENLRRYGFDVEYWTPQDIAARFPFTKPAALYCHGDAEVNPVHMVKALLNYSHTRQGLRIYEHSGVVRVEEDHLGGAIAYTHGMGKVHAKTLIWTVGYEAQDWKKDAQAVLEYTYAITTEPVEDLSSWHERALIWEAARPYLYLRTTVDGRIVAGGLDEPLAEGGLTEEIVQERSRKLLKEVMALFPQLGPLNIECSWSGVFGSTKDGLPLIGRDPRFPSSYFVEGYGGNGTVYSMIAADMLADTLTGKEPEELSWFSPIRRKQKH
- the ltrA gene encoding group II intron reverse transcriptase/maturase; the encoded protein is MNAKRLTTPKENVQQLQEKLGHAAKENKKRRFHALYDKVYRIDILWEAWRRVRANRGSAGIDGETLADIEKQGETCFVHECQRLLKEGEYHPQPVRRYYIPKKDGKKRPLGIPTVRDRVIQMAAKLVMEPIFEMDFQETSFGFRPKRSAKQALDRIRKACNRKGNWVVDVDIQGYFDNINQEKLIKLVEMRISDRRILKLLRKWLSAGVMEEGNVRRSDLGTPQGGVISPLLANIYLNYFDLLWERHGSKMGELTRYADDLVVICKTKKDADRAYELIRVIMDRLELTLHPTKTRIVGLWTGEEGFDFLGMHHRKTKAETSKGKVYYTTQQWLCRKAEERIREVVKERLAPPNMRHKTFQDHLEYLNPKIQGWRNYYYTAYSQKKMAKLDWYILQRLAKWVAKKRQRTRWMSSLSEVKALSKQYGLKTLL